From Brochothrix thermosphacta DSM 20171 = FSL F6-1036, a single genomic window includes:
- a CDS encoding MurR/RpiR family transcriptional regulator has translation MFTYEIIQKFNSLELALYEYIQKHPREILYMTVRELADAVHVSTSTVMRFCKKTGCEGYTEFRFRFKMSLAKETEKRRESNSISEIMNYFKYIDNPVFDGKVNRIVSLVRDSNRIVFVGIGTSGAIGKYGARYFSMNGKFSHYIEDPFYPVMEELDHKTVVIALSVSGETEETVLLLDKLKQHGCQIVSITNQENATISRMSVETISYYMSNERIAGDYNTASQVPVIYIIEEIARRLPIK, from the coding sequence ATGTTTACATATGAAATTATTCAAAAGTTTAACTCATTAGAACTTGCTCTCTATGAATATATCCAAAAGCACCCACGTGAAATTTTATACATGACTGTTCGTGAACTAGCAGATGCGGTACATGTTTCCACTTCAACTGTGATGCGTTTTTGTAAAAAAACGGGCTGTGAAGGTTATACAGAATTTCGCTTTCGTTTTAAAATGAGCTTGGCTAAAGAGACAGAAAAACGTCGCGAATCAAATTCAATTTCGGAAATTATGAATTATTTTAAATACATCGATAACCCTGTCTTTGATGGTAAAGTTAATCGCATCGTATCATTAGTACGTGATTCTAATCGAATTGTGTTCGTTGGTATTGGGACGTCAGGTGCGATTGGAAAATATGGGGCACGTTATTTTTCAATGAATGGCAAATTTAGCCATTACATCGAAGATCCTTTTTATCCAGTAATGGAAGAATTGGACCATAAAACAGTTGTTATTGCTTTATCTGTTTCAGGCGAAACCGAAGAAACAGTCTTATTATTAGATAAATTAAAGCAACACGGCTGCCAAATTGTAAGTATAACAAACCAAGAGAACGCAACGATTAGCCGAATGTCGGTCGAAACAATCTCTTATTATATGTCGAATGAGCGCATTGCAGGTGATTACAATACAGCGAGTCAAGTACCTGTCATTTATATTATCGAAGAAATCGCTCGACGTTTGCCGATAAAATAA
- a CDS encoding HD domain-containing protein, whose amino-acid sequence MMPTNAIKESCLLATEQHVKQLLAADTTGHDWWHIHRVRKLTLTLAKEEQADLFICEMAALLHDTVDDKLVADEKIAQTELLDWLFEQQLEENVVRQIMQIIADMSFKGGSNADKVLSLEGKVVQDADRIDALGAIGIARTMVYSGSKGRPMHLPNAQPRLNMTLAEYRNDEDTAIMHFYEKLLTLKDTMNTLTGKKLAEQRHLFLETYLEQFYAEWAGER is encoded by the coding sequence ATGATGCCAACAAACGCAATAAAAGAAAGCTGCTTGTTAGCAACCGAACAACATGTAAAACAATTGTTAGCTGCAGATACCACAGGTCATGATTGGTGGCATATTCATCGTGTGCGAAAGTTAACTTTAACGCTTGCAAAAGAAGAGCAGGCAGATCTGTTTATTTGTGAAATGGCTGCATTGCTTCATGATACAGTGGATGACAAGTTGGTAGCTGACGAAAAAATAGCGCAAACTGAACTTTTAGATTGGTTGTTTGAGCAACAGTTAGAAGAGAACGTTGTTCGGCAAATTATGCAGATCATTGCAGATATGTCTTTTAAAGGTGGTAGTAATGCGGATAAAGTTTTATCGCTCGAGGGTAAAGTGGTGCAAGATGCTGATCGTATTGATGCGCTTGGTGCGATTGGGATTGCGCGTACGATGGTATATAGTGGTAGTAAAGGTCGCCCGATGCATCTTCCGAATGCGCAACCACGTCTAAACATGACACTGGCAGAATACCGAAATGACGAAGATACAGCAATTATGCATTTTTATGAGAAATTACTGACTTTAAAGGATACAATGAATACACTAACTGGAAAAAAACTCGCAGAGCAACGGCATTTGTTTTTGGAAACGTACCTTGAACAATTTTATGCGGAGTGGGCTGGCGAACGTTAA
- the rsgA gene encoding ribosome small subunit-dependent GTPase A, translating to MYTLEQLGWHTFFEDTLTEQERSRLARITVTGQNTYQALTLEGKINLKLTGSFSRTITTKFELPAVGDWVVTDETKQVIHRRLPRQTNFVRNIPGEKDERQVVAANIEEVWLVMSLNKDFNLKRLNRYVTTAWDSGAIPVIVLTKSDLVTDLEDYLAQVESEHMGIEIIACSALNGAGFDRLNKRLVEHRTIALVGSSGAGKSTLLNYLAGEEIQTTSGIRDDDSRGRHTTTSRFLLPVGDAWIIDTPGMRELQLWADSESLDTTFTDIKELTANCRFNNCTHNNEPGCAVTAALTDGTLSTQRWAEYTKLQKELAYLERKANPVSQRQYMKAIIKKYKKK from the coding sequence ATGTACACACTAGAACAACTCGGATGGCACACGTTTTTCGAAGATACACTCACTGAGCAAGAACGCTCACGATTGGCACGCATAACTGTGACCGGACAAAATACTTACCAAGCATTAACGCTCGAAGGTAAAATAAACCTTAAATTAACTGGGAGCTTTTCACGTACGATCACAACAAAATTTGAGCTACCGGCTGTCGGTGATTGGGTGGTGACCGATGAAACAAAACAGGTGATCCATCGACGCTTACCGCGCCAAACAAACTTTGTGCGTAATATTCCCGGTGAGAAAGACGAACGTCAAGTAGTTGCCGCTAATATTGAAGAAGTTTGGTTGGTGATGAGCCTTAACAAGGATTTCAACTTGAAACGACTGAACCGCTATGTGACAACAGCTTGGGACAGTGGTGCTATCCCTGTGATTGTTTTAACAAAAAGTGATTTAGTGACAGACCTCGAAGATTACCTTGCCCAAGTTGAAAGTGAACATATGGGCATCGAAATTATTGCTTGCAGTGCTTTAAATGGGGCTGGTTTTGATCGTTTAAACAAGCGCCTTGTTGAGCACCGAACAATCGCGCTTGTGGGTTCATCGGGTGCAGGTAAATCAACGTTGCTCAATTATTTAGCAGGTGAAGAAATTCAAACAACGAGCGGTATTCGTGACGACGATAGTCGTGGCCGCCATACAACCACCTCGCGCTTTTTATTACCGGTCGGTGACGCTTGGATTATTGATACACCTGGTATGCGCGAACTACAGCTTTGGGCTGATTCAGAAAGCTTAGATACTACTTTTACCGATATCAAGGAACTGACTGCAAACTGTCGTTTCAATAACTGTACGCATAACAATGAACCGGGATGTGCAGTCACAGCGGCATTGACAGACGGAACTCTTTCGACACAACGTTGGGCTGAATATACGAAACTGCAAAAAGAACTGGCTTACCTTGAACGAAAAGCTAACCCCGTCAGTCAACGTCAGTACATGAAAGCGATAATTAAGAAGTATAAGAAAAAATAA
- a CDS encoding PTS transporter subunit EIIC: MAINYTKSAKEIIKAVGGDENINSLTHCATRLRFILNDDKIVNKDEVNKIEGVITTMEAGGQFQVVIGNHVKDVYELIMQDIKVDDSKASNSNNKNKVGVFSRIIDVISSIFAPFLYTLAACGILQGLLGVMVALGWLDTAGGTYRILNFVSWTGFTFLPVLIAITAAKKFGANIYVAVVTACALVNPDFMKMFAANDFLNNASADPKVQSMITQATNNPDTMKLINDVLGIPVLSQPLDFLGLPIKMLSYTSSVIPIILAIWILSYVQRFFERILPSVIRNLFTPLLSLVIIVPMTLLVFGPVGSTIGGAIGDVYNFLYGLSPIIAGAIVGGFWEVLVIFGVHWGITPVTVGNYASLGYDTFTALQASAVFAQAGAALGVFFKSRDSAMRGVALPAAITGFFGITEPAIYGVTLRLKTPFIMGCIAGAVGGAIAGAFRSVSWAYNMPGIATLPAFFKSGHATEFIGLLISIVVAFVLGLVLTYVVGFKEEAK; the protein is encoded by the coding sequence ATGGCTATCAATTATACAAAGTCAGCAAAAGAAATTATCAAAGCAGTGGGTGGCGATGAAAACATCAACAGCCTGACACACTGTGCTACGCGTTTACGTTTCATTTTAAACGACGACAAAATAGTGAATAAAGACGAAGTGAATAAAATTGAAGGCGTTATCACTACAATGGAAGCAGGCGGGCAATTCCAAGTCGTGATTGGTAATCACGTCAAAGATGTTTACGAATTGATCATGCAAGACATTAAAGTAGACGATAGTAAAGCATCGAATTCAAACAACAAAAATAAAGTCGGTGTATTCAGTCGTATTATCGATGTTATCTCAAGTATTTTTGCACCGTTCTTATATACTTTAGCAGCTTGTGGTATTTTACAAGGGTTGTTAGGTGTAATGGTAGCTTTAGGTTGGTTAGATACTGCTGGTGGGACTTACCGTATTTTAAACTTCGTTTCATGGACTGGTTTTACATTCTTACCCGTGTTGATTGCGATTACAGCAGCGAAAAAATTTGGTGCTAACATTTATGTGGCAGTTGTAACGGCATGTGCACTTGTTAACCCTGATTTCATGAAAATGTTTGCAGCCAATGATTTTTTAAACAATGCTTCAGCAGATCCAAAAGTGCAATCAATGATTACACAAGCAACAAATAACCCTGATACAATGAAATTAATTAATGATGTATTAGGCATTCCTGTTCTATCACAACCGCTTGATTTCTTAGGCTTACCTATCAAAATGTTAAGTTATACTTCATCGGTTATTCCAATTATTTTAGCAATTTGGATTTTATCGTATGTCCAACGTTTCTTTGAACGTATTTTACCATCAGTTATTCGTAACTTATTCACGCCATTATTAAGCTTAGTAATTATTGTACCAATGACTTTATTAGTATTTGGACCAGTTGGTAGTACAATCGGTGGCGCAATTGGTGATGTATATAACTTCTTATACGGTCTTAGCCCAATTATCGCGGGAGCCATCGTAGGTGGGTTCTGGGAAGTGCTTGTTATCTTCGGCGTTCACTGGGGTATTACACCAGTGACAGTAGGGAACTACGCATCTCTAGGCTACGATACGTTCACCGCATTACAAGCCTCAGCTGTGTTTGCGCAAGCAGGCGCTGCACTCGGTGTATTCTTCAAATCACGCGATAGCGCAATGCGAGGTGTTGCATTACCTGCAGCTATCACAGGTTTCTTTGGTATCACAGAACCAGCGATTTACGGTGTTACATTACGTTTGAAAACACCCTTTATCATGGGTTGTATTGCCGGAGCTGTCGGTGGTGCAATTGCTGGTGCTTTCCGTTCAGTATCTTGGGCATACAACATGCCCGGTATCGCAACATTACCGGCCTTTTTCAAGAGTGGTCATGCAACAGAATTTATCGGCTTGTTAATTTCAATCGTCGTTGCGTTTGTACTTGGCTTAGTATTAACTTACGTTGTTGGCTTTAAAGAAGAAGCAAAATAA